A window of the Cystobacter fuscus genome harbors these coding sequences:
- a CDS encoding tyrosinase family protein, whose amino-acid sequence MLPLSARAQTAKYVRYNVTSAKGKEMLKSYAKGIQAMLALPASDPRNWFRNAFVHFMDCPHGNWWFYVWHRGYVGYVEETIRSLSGDPTFAFPYWDWTELPQIPDEMFEGVLTPTDAAYAPYTKDIDTFTAFIQPSLEAYWKQLNPTQLTQMAARGNNSFELLWAGVIGKDPSTGVIDPGNAAFATNAKARYLTRDNAKLDFKTAQAVSWSVIGPGLQPTQFYSDDVTRSFSSSKTPSHVTMPGSTTQFSVLEGQPHNKVHNYIGGVGPWNPGPFGNMTNFLSPVDPIFFLHHSNMDRLWDVWTRKQQRLSMPILPQAKELEQLSSEPFLFFVRSDGTFVLDGKAGDYLSTEQFGYAYEEPVPAPEVARLLAATKPGAPAKGTLKKGVAVLSLPAAMTKAADANAPARPVVATITVSRPTEPSSPREFDVLVNAPADVTSVDGDSPYYGGTVAFFGPPMHGMKHDSTFAVPLSPKLQALKAAASPKGAKRAVQLEIRLAPSNAKDKAPPALKAATVRRL is encoded by the coding sequence TGAGTGCACGAGCGCAAACGGCGAAGTACGTCCGCTACAATGTGACGTCCGCGAAGGGCAAGGAGATGCTCAAGAGCTACGCCAAGGGCATCCAGGCGATGCTCGCGCTGCCGGCGAGCGATCCGCGCAACTGGTTCCGCAACGCCTTCGTCCACTTCATGGACTGCCCACACGGCAACTGGTGGTTCTACGTCTGGCACCGGGGCTACGTAGGGTACGTCGAGGAGACGATCCGCTCGCTCAGTGGCGATCCCACCTTCGCCTTCCCATACTGGGACTGGACGGAGCTGCCGCAGATTCCCGACGAGATGTTCGAAGGCGTGCTGACGCCGACCGACGCGGCGTATGCGCCCTACACCAAGGACATCGACACCTTCACTGCGTTCATCCAGCCGTCGCTGGAGGCCTACTGGAAACAGCTCAACCCCACGCAGCTCACGCAGATGGCCGCTCGCGGCAACAACAGCTTCGAGCTGCTCTGGGCTGGCGTCATTGGCAAGGACCCGAGCACGGGCGTCATCGACCCGGGCAACGCGGCTTTCGCCACGAACGCCAAGGCGCGCTACCTCACCCGTGACAACGCGAAGCTCGATTTCAAGACAGCGCAGGCCGTGTCCTGGTCGGTGATCGGCCCCGGGCTTCAACCAACCCAGTTCTACAGCGATGACGTGACGCGGAGCTTCTCCAGCTCCAAGACGCCATCACACGTCACCATGCCAGGCTCGACCACCCAGTTCTCCGTGCTCGAGGGCCAGCCGCACAACAAGGTCCACAACTACATCGGCGGCGTGGGTCCCTGGAACCCGGGCCCCTTTGGCAACATGACCAACTTCCTGTCGCCCGTGGACCCCATATTCTTCCTGCACCACTCGAACATGGACCGGCTCTGGGACGTGTGGACGCGCAAGCAGCAGCGGCTGAGCATGCCCATCCTCCCGCAGGCCAAAGAACTGGAGCAGTTGTCCAGCGAGCCGTTCCTGTTCTTCGTCCGCTCGGACGGCACCTTCGTGCTCGATGGCAAGGCTGGCGACTACCTGAGCACCGAGCAGTTCGGGTATGCCTACGAGGAGCCGGTCCCGGCTCCGGAGGTGGCACGGCTGCTGGCGGCGACCAAGCCCGGGGCTCCGGCCAAGGGCACGCTCAAGAAGGGCGTTGCCGTCCTTTCCCTCCCCGCGGCAATGACGAAGGCGGCGGACGCCAATGCTCCCGCGCGGCCGGTGGTGGCCACCATCACGGTGTCTCGCCCCACCGAGCCGTCGAGCCCGCGGGAGTTCGACGTGCTGGTCAACGCGCCCGCCGACGTGACCTCGGTGGACGGCGACAGCCCTTACTACGGCGGCACGGTGGCCTTCTTCGGCCCGCCCATGCACGGCATGAAGCACGACTCCACCTTCGCCGTGCCGCTGTCCCCCAAGCTCCAGGCCCTCAAGGCGGCTGCCTCGCCAAAGGGGGCCAAGAGGGCGGTGCAGCTGGAGATCCGCCTGGCGCCCAGCAACGCCAAGGACAAGGCCCCGCCGGCCCTCAAGGCCGCCACCGTCCGGAGGCTCTAA
- a CDS encoding DUF6600 domain-containing protein, with translation MRPRRKPLTWLLAVSGLCILPSVGSGCITSEAEVVSPRTSPSSSSVSGTEAFIDELAPYGPWRALPGVGLVWKPSPSVVGPDFVPYATGGQWVYSDEGWTFASQWDWGWAPFHYGRWILSPDDGWVWVPGTDWAPAWVDWRSGDGYIGWAPLPPPGFAVEPDWTFVSERDFIQPNVYVYRLPRDRAQWAYHHASPIRDRSSRSSDHWNQGPDPSRVHEATGVSVPRTTLRPPPPGEAPQPPSGRVHRGSPPPSRSRGRLAPPVPRESSPPRLSGDRERAPFEPPEDHAATPIGQSPRRERRAEPPPETPSHPATPIQESPRPRQREALPSAPPSHAATPITEPSRPEPIQPPPVARPPPPTVAPATPPSPAEPPAHAATPIGTPPPPAHAPAPAAPPKTHAATPVQK, from the coding sequence ATGCGCCCGCGCAGGAAACCCCTCACCTGGCTGCTCGCGGTGAGCGGCCTCTGCATCCTGCCCTCCGTGGGCTCCGGCTGCATCACCTCGGAGGCCGAGGTGGTCTCTCCGCGCACGAGCCCCTCGAGCTCGAGTGTGAGCGGCACGGAGGCCTTCATCGACGAACTCGCGCCGTACGGGCCGTGGCGCGCCCTCCCCGGCGTGGGGCTGGTCTGGAAACCGTCCCCTTCGGTGGTGGGCCCGGATTTCGTTCCCTACGCCACTGGCGGCCAGTGGGTGTACAGCGATGAAGGCTGGACCTTCGCGTCCCAGTGGGACTGGGGCTGGGCGCCGTTCCACTATGGGCGCTGGATCCTGTCGCCCGATGACGGCTGGGTCTGGGTGCCCGGTACGGACTGGGCTCCCGCCTGGGTGGATTGGCGCTCGGGCGATGGCTACATCGGCTGGGCCCCCCTCCCGCCTCCGGGCTTCGCCGTGGAACCCGACTGGACCTTCGTGAGCGAGCGGGACTTCATCCAGCCCAACGTCTACGTCTACCGGCTGCCGAGGGATCGCGCGCAGTGGGCGTACCATCACGCCTCGCCAATCCGGGACCGGAGTTCCCGTTCGAGCGACCATTGGAACCAGGGTCCGGATCCCTCGCGGGTACACGAGGCCACGGGCGTTTCCGTCCCGCGCACGACGCTGAGGCCTCCCCCGCCGGGCGAGGCACCCCAGCCGCCGTCTGGACGGGTGCACCGCGGCAGCCCGCCTCCATCCCGGTCGCGGGGGCGCCTCGCGCCTCCCGTGCCGCGTGAGTCATCTCCCCCAAGGCTGAGCGGGGACCGTGAGCGGGCGCCTTTCGAGCCTCCGGAGGACCATGCGGCGACTCCGATCGGACAATCCCCTCGGCGCGAGCGGCGCGCGGAGCCTCCTCCCGAGACTCCGAGCCATCCGGCCACGCCCATTCAGGAATCGCCCCGGCCCCGGCAACGCGAGGCCCTTCCCTCCGCGCCCCCCAGCCATGCGGCGACACCCATCACGGAGCCCTCGCGGCCCGAGCCCATCCAGCCGCCTCCGGTGGCGCGACCTCCGCCTCCCACGGTGGCGCCAGCAACGCCTCCCTCTCCGGCGGAGCCTCCGGCCCATGCGGCCACTCCCATCGGGACGCCACCACCTCCCGCTCATGCTCCCGCTCCCGCGGCCCCTCCTAAAACCCATGCGGCGACGCCCGTGCAGAAGTGA
- a CDS encoding alpha/beta hydrolase, producing MKSKIAQPSFDPELASLLPALEGYVPVNMTPDRLAHFRALKMPTIEELIGDLPVQCVDYTIPGYQGVDIVVSVISRKDHHKPGPGIYNIHGGGMVMCNRFAAVHPLVDWAMKHDAVGVTVEYRLAPEHPDPIPVEDCYAGLEWMAKHAEELRFDPDRLVIFGGSGGGGLAAGSTLLARDRKGPKLAGQLLQCPMIDDRNETVSSYQYQGTGVWDRTSNLTAWTAVLGDRRGTDNVSPYAAPARATDLSGLPPTFIDAGAAEVFRDEAVAYASAIWAAGGHCELHVWGGAFHGFYDIAPQSGLAQACIAAREAWLARLLAR from the coding sequence ATGAAGAGCAAGATCGCGCAGCCGTCGTTCGACCCGGAACTCGCTTCACTCCTCCCGGCCCTGGAGGGGTATGTGCCGGTCAACATGACTCCCGACCGCTTGGCGCATTTCCGGGCGTTGAAGATGCCGACCATCGAGGAGCTCATCGGCGACCTGCCCGTCCAGTGCGTCGACTACACGATCCCCGGCTACCAGGGGGTCGACATCGTCGTCTCGGTGATTTCACGCAAGGACCATCACAAGCCCGGCCCTGGTATCTACAACATCCACGGGGGAGGCATGGTCATGTGCAACCGGTTCGCGGCGGTCCACCCGCTGGTGGACTGGGCCATGAAGCACGACGCGGTGGGCGTCACGGTCGAATACCGTCTGGCTCCCGAGCACCCCGACCCGATTCCCGTCGAGGACTGCTATGCCGGCCTCGAATGGATGGCGAAGCATGCCGAGGAGCTGAGGTTCGACCCCGATCGTCTGGTCATCTTCGGCGGCAGCGGAGGCGGTGGGCTCGCGGCGGGCAGCACGCTGCTGGCGCGCGATCGCAAGGGACCGAAGCTGGCCGGACAGTTGCTCCAGTGCCCGATGATCGATGACCGCAACGAGACGGTCTCCTCCTACCAGTACCAGGGCACCGGCGTCTGGGACCGCACCAGCAACCTGACCGCCTGGACGGCGGTGCTCGGCGACCGGCGGGGCACCGACAACGTGTCTCCCTACGCCGCACCCGCTCGCGCCACGGACCTGAGCGGCCTGCCGCCCACGTTCATCGACGCCGGGGCCGCCGAGGTGTTCCGTGACGAGGCCGTGGCCTACGCCAGCGCCATCTGGGCCGCGGGGGGCCACTGCGAACTTCACGTCTGGGGCGGCGCCTTCCACGGGTTCTACGACATCGCGCCCCAATCAGGACTCGCCCAGGCCTGCATCGCCGCGCGCGAGGCCTGGCTCGCACGTCTTCTGGCCCGCTGA
- a CDS encoding right-handed parallel beta-helix repeat-containing protein, giving the protein MPDFSIARGPLLFCLLMPAVTSAATLTVGPGKTHATPSAAAAVARDGDVIEISAGDYRDEAIWKAHGLTIRGVGEGRAHLDAAGLTLANRKAIWVIQGNGTTVENIEFSGASVPDKNGAGIRQEGSGLTVRNCFFHDNQNGVLAGDKADSDILIESSWFARNGAGDGQSHNMYINRVRSFTLRFSYSQGAKVGHLVKSRAYSTSILYNRLTSEEGNPSYEIDLPNGGRVEVVGNLIQQGTAAENSTLVSFGAEGTTNPEQALFVINNTFVNDRTAGGTFVRIAGSPTARIINNLFIGVGTRISGTATQASNLDTDKSGLVDPASFDYHLKATSPAVNAGTDPGTDGTQSLAPQFQYVHPLGGEPRQRLDGAWDVGAFEYGTPPSPSTDGGTPVVPGSPDGDGGPTPDAGCGCTTSGAASSTFALLLLLALGRRRIV; this is encoded by the coding sequence ATGCCCGACTTCTCGATTGCCCGAGGCCCCCTTCTCTTCTGCCTGCTGATGCCCGCCGTCACGAGCGCCGCCACGCTCACGGTCGGACCGGGGAAGACCCATGCCACACCGAGCGCCGCGGCCGCTGTCGCTCGTGATGGAGACGTCATCGAGATCTCCGCGGGCGACTATCGGGACGAGGCCATCTGGAAGGCCCATGGACTGACGATTCGCGGCGTGGGGGAGGGGCGAGCGCATCTCGACGCGGCGGGTCTCACGCTCGCCAATCGCAAGGCCATCTGGGTCATCCAGGGCAACGGCACGACGGTGGAGAACATCGAGTTCTCCGGGGCGAGCGTTCCAGACAAGAACGGGGCGGGCATCCGGCAGGAGGGCTCGGGCCTCACGGTGCGCAACTGCTTCTTCCATGACAACCAGAACGGGGTGCTCGCGGGCGACAAGGCCGACAGTGACATACTCATCGAGTCCTCGTGGTTCGCGCGCAACGGCGCGGGCGATGGCCAGTCGCACAACATGTACATCAACCGGGTGCGCAGCTTCACGTTGCGCTTCAGCTACTCACAAGGGGCAAAGGTCGGGCATCTGGTGAAGAGCCGGGCGTACAGCACCTCCATTCTGTACAACCGGCTGACCAGCGAGGAGGGCAATCCCAGCTACGAAATCGATCTGCCCAACGGCGGGCGGGTGGAGGTGGTGGGCAACCTGATTCAACAGGGGACGGCGGCCGAGAATTCGACCCTCGTGTCGTTCGGAGCCGAGGGGACGACCAACCCCGAGCAGGCGCTCTTCGTGATCAACAACACCTTCGTGAATGACCGCACGGCGGGGGGTACCTTCGTGCGCATCGCCGGCTCTCCGACGGCGCGGATCATCAACAACCTGTTCATCGGCGTGGGCACGCGCATCAGCGGCACGGCGACGCAGGCGTCCAATCTGGACACGGACAAGTCGGGCCTCGTGGATCCGGCGAGCTTCGATTACCACTTGAAGGCAACTTCCCCCGCCGTCAACGCGGGGACGGACCCGGGGACGGACGGAACACAATCCCTGGCGCCCCAGTTCCAGTACGTCCATCCCCTGGGCGGTGAACCGCGCCAGCGCCTGGACGGTGCGTGGGACGTGGGCGCGTTCGAGTACGGCACGCCGCCCTCCCCTTCGACCGATGGTGGGACGCCGGTCGTCCCGGGCTCGCCGGACGGGGATGGGGGCCCCACTCCGGACGCGGGCTGCGGATGCACGACGTCGGGAGCTGCCTCCTCGACCTTCGCGCTCCTCCTGCTGCTGGCGCTGGGGCGGCGACGAATCGTCTGA
- a CDS encoding DinB family protein: protein MSNDVRGYLLRQFETAWSLTQYHLNGLTTGECLWRPSPKGLHVHRGPEGRWLADWPEREDYDIGPASIAWLTWHLGFWWSMVLDHSFGDGTLSRENVTWPGTADGVREWLDGLQGQWRAALEPLTDDDLHSTQRTRWPMRDRPFGDVVAWANVELTKNAAELGYARFLHAVRAG from the coding sequence ATGTCCAACGACGTCCGAGGCTACCTGTTGCGGCAGTTCGAAACGGCGTGGAGCCTCACCCAGTACCATCTCAATGGACTGACCACCGGGGAGTGCTTGTGGCGCCCCTCGCCCAAGGGCTTGCACGTGCATCGAGGCCCCGAGGGAAGGTGGCTCGCCGACTGGCCGGAGCGCGAGGACTACGACATCGGTCCGGCGAGCATCGCGTGGCTGACGTGGCACCTCGGCTTCTGGTGGTCCATGGTGCTCGACCACTCCTTCGGCGACGGGACGCTCTCCCGCGAGAACGTGACGTGGCCTGGCACCGCCGATGGCGTACGTGAGTGGCTCGACGGGCTCCAAGGACAGTGGCGAGCGGCGCTGGAGCCACTCACCGACGACGACCTGCACTCCACCCAGCGAACACGCTGGCCCATGCGGGACCGTCCGTTCGGCGACGTCGTCGCCTGGGCCAACGTCGAACTCACGAAGAACGCCGCCGAGCTTGGCTACGCACGCTTCCTCCACGCCGTCCGCGCTGGCTGA